A window of Streptomyces broussonetiae genomic DNA:
CGAGGGCGAGCAGTTCTACATCGGGCGCCGGCATGTGCACGACGCCGACGGCGACCCCATGGTCATCGACTGGCGGGCCCCGGTCTCGCAGCCGTTCTACCGGGCGTCCAAGAAGAACCCGATGGACGTCGGGCTGCGCCGCCGTTTCGGCTACACCGGCGGCGACCTCACGGCGTACGAGGACGAGCACCTGTCCGACCCGGCCGAGACGGCCACCACCAGCAAGCTGCTCCAGCAGGAGATCGAGCGGCCGCGCGTCGGCCCCATGCGGGACATCGTCGCCACCATCCAGCCCGAGCAGGACGAGATCGTCCGCTCCGGCCTGTCCGGCACGGTGTGTGTGCAGGGAGGGCCGGGCACCGGGAAGACCGCGGTAGGCCTGCACCGGGTCGCCTACCTCCTCTACGCCCACCGGGAGCGGCTGGCCCGCACCGGCACCCTCGTCATCGGACCGAACAGGTCCTTCCTGCACTACATCGAGCAAGTTCTCCCGGCGCTGGGCGAGTTGGCCGTGCAGCAGGCCACCGTGGACGACCTGGTGGCGCGCGGGGAGGTGGTACGCGGCACGGACGAGGCGGCGGCGGCCGTGGTCAAGGGCGACGCCCGGATGGCCGAGGTGCTGCGCCGGGCCCTGTACGCGCACGTCAGCATGCCGACGGAGCCGGTGGTGGTGGTGCGCGGCTCCCGCCGCTGGCGGGTGGCGGCGCACGAACTCGAGGACGTTGTAAAGGAGTTGCTGCAGCGCGACATCCGTTACGGCGCCGCCCGCGAGGCCCTGCCGCAGCGGATCGCGCACGCGGTGCTGGTGCAGATGGAGCGGTCCGGGGAGGCGCCGGACGACCGGGTGCAGGACGCGGTGGCCCGCAACACCGCGGTCAAGGCGGCCGTGAAGGCGCTCTGGCCGGCCGTCGACCCGGCGAAGCTGGTGCTGCGTCTGCTGACGGACGCGGACTTCCTCGCCGAGCATGCCGAGGGGGTCCTCGACGAGGACGAGCAGAAGACGATCCTGTGGGACCGGCCAGTGCGCAGCGTGAAGTCCGCCAAGTGGTCGTCGGCGGACGCGGTGCTGATCGACGAGGCGGCCGATCTGATCCAGCGCACCCACTCGCTCGGCCATGTCGTCCTGGACGAGGCGCAGGATCTGTCCCCCATGCAGTACCGCGCGGTGGGCCGCCGCTGCAGCACCGGCAGCGCGACCGTCCTCGGCGACCTGGCCCAGGGCACGACCCCGTGGGCGACCCGGAGCTGGGACGAGGCGCTGGGTCATCTCGGCAAGCGCGAGGGCGTGATCGAGGAGCTGACGGCCGGTTTCCGTGTGCCGACGGACGTCATCACGTACGCCTCCCGGCTCCTGCCGCACATCGCGCCGGGCCTCACTCCGGTCGCCTCGGTCCGTGAGAACCCCGGCTTCTTCGAGGTTCGTACGGCGACGCGGACCGCCGAAGTCGTCGCGGCCTGCGAGGAGTTGCTGCGCAACGAGGGCTCGACGGGCCTGATCGCCGCCGATGCCCGCATCCCGGCCCTGGCCGAGGCCCTGACGGCAGCGGGGCTCGCCCATCTCGCCCCCGGTGCGGAGACCACCCGCGAGACCCGCCTCACCCTGGTCCCGGCGTCCCTCGCCAAGGGCCTCGAGTACGACTACGTGGTCCTGGACGAGCCCCAGGCGGTGGTGGACGGCGAGCCGGACGAGCGGACGGGGCTGCGGCGGCTGTACGTGGCCCTCACCCGGGCGGTCTCGGGTCTGATCGTGACCCACGCGGCACCGCTGCCCGCGCAACTCACGGAGAAGAACGGTGAGTAGGGTGCTGATCCGTTCCGCCTCGTCCCCATGGAAGGGTCTCCGTTGAGCACACCGCCGTCCCCGCATCCCGCCTACCCGCAGGCACCCGGGCCGTACCCGCAGCAGCCGGCTCCGTACCAGCAGGCGCCCGGGCCGTATGCGCAGGCACCTGGGGCGTACCAGCAGCCCGCGCCCGGGCCGTACCCGCCCCAGCAGGCACCCGGCGGCTACGGCCAGCCCACTCCGTACCAGCAGGCCCCTTACCAGCAGGCTCCGTACCAGCAGGCCCCCGGCGCCCACCCTGCCGCCGCCCCCGCTCCCGGCGGCCCCGGGTGCGAGGTGTGCGGAGCCGCGCCCGCCGCACAGATGAGGATCCGCGGCCACCAGGGCATGCTGATCGTGATGCGCAACCTGTGGCGGAAGGGCACCTTCTGCCACACCTGTGGGCTCGCCGTCTTCCGGAAGATGCAGTCGGACACCATGGCGCAGGGCTGGTGGGGTCCGATGTCGATGATCATCACGCCCATCACGCTGCTGATCAACCTGTTCACCCTGTCCAAGATCCGCAAACTCCCCGCGCCGATGGCCCCCCTGGGCCCCGGCCTGGACCCGGGCCGCCCGGTGCTGCGCCGCCCGGCCGGAATGTTCGGCCTGATCCCGCTCACGGGCTTCACGGTGACGTTCCTCTTCGTCCTGGCGGTACTCGCGACGGCGTGACGATGCCGGTCGGGCCGGACGGGTCCGGACGGGTCCGGACGGGCCGATCGGGTCGGACGGGCCGATCGGGTCGGACTGGCCCGGTCAGGCCGGTCAGGCCGATCGAGCAGGCCAAGGCCGATCGGATCACTCGAGCCCCGTCGAGCCGGACAGGGCCGATCGGCCAGGTCGAGCAGGTCGGGGCAGTCGGGTCGGTCGGGGCCGGGCCGAGTACGGACCGGTCGGGGCCGGACCGGTCGGGGCCGGGCCGAGTACGGACCGGTCGGGGTCGGGTCTACTCCCCGTCCAGCGCCCTGCGCCACTCCCGTACAGCCTCCTCGGAGACCGGTCCCTGCCACCCGGAGGGCCGGGCCGCGCCGCCGATGTGGAATGCGTCGATCCCCGCGTTCCGCAGCGGCCGCACGTGCTCCAACTGCAGTCCTCCGCCCACGAGGAGCGTCTGGTCGTACCCCGGCTCGCCCCGGCGCCCGGCCTCCGCGACCAGCGTGGGCAGCCCCTCGCCCACCCCTGCCGCGGCGCCCGCCGTGAGGTAGGTGTCCAGTCCGGGCAGGTCGGCGAGTTGCTTGCGCAGGGCGTCGCGGTCGGCGGCGCGGTCGATCGCCCGGTGGAAGGTCCAGGCACAGCCGTCCAGCGCGCCGACCACCCGCTCCACCGCCGCCAGGTCGACCGCTCCGGTCGTGTCGAGGAATCCGAGCACGAACTGGTCGGCGCCCGCGTCCCGCATCGCGTGCGCCGCCCGGACCAGCCTGTCGACGTCCTCGGCGGATCCGGCGGCGAAGCCGTCCGCCAGCCGGAGCATCACGCGCAGATCGATGTCGACGGCGGCCCGGATGCCGGCGACGGTGGCGGGCGCGGGGGTGAGCCCGTCGGCCGCCATCTCGGTGACCAGCTCGAGGCGGTCCGCGCCTCCCGCCTGGGCGGCGACCGCGTCCCCGACGTCGAGCGCGATCACCTCCAGGACTGCACGCTTGCTCATGGCACCCCATTCATCGGCCGCTGACAGGTCTCAACAAGGTCTACAGGTCTAGTCCAATTCCAAGACTACGCCCACCTACCCGGCACACCGCACGGCACACCGGCGAGAATGAGCCCATGGCCGACCTCGACGCCCTGCGCCTCCGCTTCGCCCGCGCCCTGGAAGCCGCCCGCGCCCCCGGCGGCGGCCCCGACCCGGCGCCGTACGCCGACAACCTGCTCGCCCGCTGGCAGGAGCCGCAGCGCCGGTACCACGCGGTGGCCCACCTGACCGCGGTGCTCGATCACATCGACGTACTCCAGGGGCATGCCGCGGACCCGGACGTCGTGCGCCTGGCCGCCTGGTTCCACGACGCCGTCTACCTGCCCGAGCGGTCCGAGAACGAAGAACGCTCGGCACGGCTCGCCGAACGCGCGCTGGGCGAGGCGGGCGTACCGGAGGCGAAGACGGCCGAGGTGGCCCGCCTGGTCCGGCTCACCGTCACACAC
This region includes:
- a CDS encoding HD domain-containing protein, whose translation is MADLDALRLRFARALEAARAPGGGPDPAPYADNLLARWQEPQRRYHAVAHLTAVLDHIDVLQGHAADPDVVRLAAWFHDAVYLPERSENEERSARLAERALGEAGVPEAKTAEVARLVRLTVTHAPAAADPDGQVLCDADLAILAAPPSAYAAYTAEVREEYHFVPNDAFRAGRSAVLRQLLDLPRLFHTRHGQEHWEATARYNLGSELELLST
- a CDS encoding copper homeostasis protein CutC, which translates into the protein MSKRAVLEVIALDVGDAVAAQAGGADRLELVTEMAADGLTPAPATVAGIRAAVDIDLRVMLRLADGFAAGSAEDVDRLVRAAHAMRDAGADQFVLGFLDTTGAVDLAAVERVVGALDGCAWTFHRAIDRAADRDALRKQLADLPGLDTYLTAGAAAGVGEGLPTLVAEAGRRGEPGYDQTLLVGGGLQLEHVRPLRNAGIDAFHIGGAARPSGWQGPVSEEAVREWRRALDGE
- a CDS encoding HelD family protein, producing MSTPAHEPPPAPLARERAHLSASRGALRAMREDVEALDIKDVTANWVNAEVLARQIDERIKALADLSDTPLFFGRLDYLHAPGADRAEGAEGEQFYIGRRHVHDADGDPMVIDWRAPVSQPFYRASKKNPMDVGLRRRFGYTGGDLTAYEDEHLSDPAETATTSKLLQQEIERPRVGPMRDIVATIQPEQDEIVRSGLSGTVCVQGGPGTGKTAVGLHRVAYLLYAHRERLARTGTLVIGPNRSFLHYIEQVLPALGELAVQQATVDDLVARGEVVRGTDEAAAAVVKGDARMAEVLRRALYAHVSMPTEPVVVVRGSRRWRVAAHELEDVVKELLQRDIRYGAAREALPQRIAHAVLVQMERSGEAPDDRVQDAVARNTAVKAAVKALWPAVDPAKLVLRLLTDADFLAEHAEGVLDEDEQKTILWDRPVRSVKSAKWSSADAVLIDEAADLIQRTHSLGHVVLDEAQDLSPMQYRAVGRRCSTGSATVLGDLAQGTTPWATRSWDEALGHLGKREGVIEELTAGFRVPTDVITYASRLLPHIAPGLTPVASVRENPGFFEVRTATRTAEVVAACEELLRNEGSTGLIAADARIPALAEALTAAGLAHLAPGAETTRETRLTLVPASLAKGLEYDYVVLDEPQAVVDGEPDERTGLRRLYVALTRAVSGLIVTHAAPLPAQLTEKNGE